ttcaattccattacggctcattttgctttttggccattttaggccgattttggggtctgaaaaactggtttttagctcatatttacaactccaccccaccaaaatgcaaatttttttcaaaaaaccttgtatatcactacaaagtatcatccttggccttccttgagaaaaaaaattattgctttgaatatcacccttgtgccaTTTTTGCATCgtttattacagtatgtttttagaacttgcaaaatcgccATTTtaaccctatttttggaccccaaaatgtcaacttgccaggggtttcagaaaattttcctttcggctgtggttagggccaacattggtattcTCATATCTGGTGAGacaaacttgggcaattgtatcctgcaATTgtaaactagacttttttccccgtAACGtgaaaaaatgcctttttaagggttaTTTCACATAATATTGACATATGTGtccatatttaaaaagaaatgaatatttttttaatcctttgtggatggtagggacttgggtccaaataaaacaaaaaacgaaatgagccgtaaccatggcaacgggctatatatggaattgaaaatgcaattttgtttacttgcaccccaaggcccttccacctaCAAAGTATcaacaaaattcattttttgaccgtgagcaagtatgtcaattatttacctgaactgactcttaagtaTTAAGACAAACGAATATCAATATTTGagaccagtagcttcacaactGACTGTCCATAACTCCTTAGCGAGCTCGTCGTCTTGAGCGAATGGCGACGGTTCATACTCCGCGCAGTTATCAAAGTACTTCCCAGAGAGTTTGGCCACCGATTCATCCAGAGCGCAATGGAGCGTAGTCTGCGCTCCAGCCGTCTCGTCGATGAGCAGAGCCCTGTGGGAAAAGTTGTTCAAGTTATTCAAGTCTTATCAATATGGTTTTTCTATCACTATACATGCACCTTTATGGTTTGTAAGATCATCACTAATAAAACAATGgctaaaaacataaaaaattcGATTGATTGATCAAACACAATCCACACTAACACATCTAAtcgttaaaaaaaagtattatttacCGCATGAACGGAAACAGGGCATAGTACACCATTCTTGATATTGACCCACTTGAAAAGCTGCTTTTCCATAGCGGTGATAAAATAACCCCGGGGTGAAGGGAGACAGAAACAAACCCGCTAGATGCCTCTCGCCTTGCCAACTCCCGGGCGAAGAGTGTGTTCGCAAGCTTACTTATCGCGTATTCCCGCAAGTGCGGATACAGGAAATTTCCAACGGCCGAGTCTTCCCGAGTCATATTCGGCTTTGGCGATACTGTGTGGAAACAGGACGACACCACGATGACTCGTTTGAGGGCGCTCTTTTTAAGTAGATCAAGGAGAAGGTTTGTGAGGAGGAAGTGACCGAAGTGGTTGGTGCCGAAGACGTAGTCAAAGTTATCCCGTGTGACGGTCCCGGGAGGGACATAGGCAACACCTAGATGTACGAATCACAAATGTTACCTTATGAATTAAAGGCTCTTTACGCTATTGTTTATAACCCCAAAttaacaattaatattaatattttaaacttTGTAATTAGTAAAACTGCAGTTTTTTGTGCACAAGCCTATGTAGAATGTGTTTTCTAAAAACGTAATTGGGTATGAGTCCATGAGTCAACTACCTAAAGGGTCAGACCATGTTGATCGGGCCGGCTGAAGACAGAACGTAAAGGGTTTCacttgtttttgcaaaaaaaaaatcgagtTACTAACGAATATGTTTTCGGTCTAATGGCTGCAGACAACAAaaggggacttttgggacacttggtggcagcagacttaccatataaaacccattgttcttggtaatgtgtgCATGCTTAGAACTACGTT
Above is a genomic segment from Asterias rubens chromosome 5, eAstRub1.3, whole genome shotgun sequence containing:
- the LOC117290100 gene encoding retinol dehydrogenase 12-like translates to MDFLAGMILKGIVAIACIVVGVLYGHWYKRHLANRRYCTSDPVLKGKTVLITGSDSGIGRVTALDLAQRGARVILACLNLQKAEDVAKDIKSSTGNSDVVVRHLDLSSLQSVREFAQQIIETEDRLDILINNAGVAYVPPGTVTRDNFDYVFGTNHFGHFLLTNLLLDLLKKSALKRVIVVSSCFHTVSPKPNMTREDSAVGNFLYPHLREYAISKLANTLFARELARREASSGFVSVSLHPGVILSPLWKSSFSSGSISRMVYYALFPFMRALLIDETAGAQTTLHCALDESVAKLSGKYFDNCAEYEPSPFAQDDELAKELWTVSCEATGLKY